Proteins encoded in a region of the Bacillus sp. T3 genome:
- the hemC gene encoding hydroxymethylbilane synthase → MRKIIVGSRRSKLALTQTNWVIDQLKKLDASFDFEVKEIVTKGDRILDVTLSKVGGKGLFVKEIEQAMMDKEIDMAVHSMKDMPAVLPEGLVIGCIPFREDHRDVLISKDNVPFNQLKQGAVIGTSSLRRSAQLLAKRPDLEIKWIRGNIDTRVEKLKSGEYDAIILAAAGLKRLGWANEVITEFIDADLCVPAVGQGALSIECRGEDEELLALFDKFTCKNTERAVRAERSFLQKMEGGCQVPIAGYAYINEQDEVVLTGLVASPDGKIIYKEQFTSQNPEDAGVIVAERLTEKGGKALIDQVKQELDQ, encoded by the coding sequence ATGAGAAAAATTATTGTAGGTTCAAGACGTAGCAAGCTAGCGTTAACACAAACGAACTGGGTGATCGATCAATTAAAAAAATTGGATGCTTCTTTTGATTTCGAAGTGAAAGAAATCGTAACAAAAGGCGACCGCATTTTGGATGTGACACTATCAAAGGTTGGCGGTAAGGGCCTTTTTGTTAAAGAAATCGAGCAAGCCATGATGGATAAAGAGATCGATATGGCAGTCCACAGTATGAAAGATATGCCAGCAGTCCTACCTGAAGGATTGGTAATTGGATGTATTCCTTTCCGTGAGGATCATCGTGATGTACTTATTTCAAAGGATAACGTTCCATTTAATCAATTAAAGCAAGGTGCTGTGATTGGGACAAGCAGTTTGCGCCGGAGTGCTCAGCTGTTAGCAAAACGACCAGACCTTGAAATTAAATGGATACGTGGAAATATCGATACTCGTGTTGAAAAGCTAAAATCAGGTGAATACGATGCGATTATTTTAGCAGCAGCTGGACTTAAGCGGTTAGGCTGGGCAAACGAAGTGATCACGGAGTTTATTGATGCTGATTTGTGTGTCCCTGCCGTTGGGCAAGGTGCACTTTCAATTGAGTGCCGTGGTGAAGACGAAGAACTATTAGCTTTATTTGATAAATTCACATGTAAAAATACGGAACGTGCGGTGCGTGCAGAGCGTTCATTCCTTCAAAAAATGGAGGGTGGCTGTCAGGTTCCAATTGCCGGATATGCTTATATTAATGAGCAGGATGAAGTCGTGTTAACCGGGTTAGTGGCTTCTCCTGATGGAAAAATAATCTATAAAGAACAATTTACAAGTCAAAATCCTGAAGATGCTGGCGTCATTGTGGCTGAGCGTTTAACGGAAAAGGGTGGTAAGGCGTTAATCGATCAAGTGAAGCAGGAGCTTGATCAGTAA
- a CDS encoding uroporphyrinogen-III synthase, protein MSDSAPLQGKTILVPRGKGQAKPFSDLVRQYGGVPVEIPLIAFRPVPKNDELMEIINKLSTYDWIIFTSNVTIETFFKIAGDKAFSLLPKVAVIGVRTKQILEDRGIPVEFTPSEYVAEGFLREFMPLVHPGMKVLIPKGNLARDIIATTLSEAGAIVTESIIYETYAPEDSKSKLVEMLKKNELNVLAFTSPSTIDHFMEIVTESNLEDKLHSCLVACIGPVSTLKAQELGLTVHVSPANYTIKDMLLALIDLLNQRTT, encoded by the coding sequence ATGAGTGACTCCGCTCCATTACAAGGGAAAACGATATTAGTACCAAGAGGAAAAGGGCAAGCAAAGCCCTTTTCCGATTTGGTGAGACAATACGGTGGGGTTCCTGTTGAAATCCCACTCATTGCTTTTCGTCCTGTACCCAAAAATGACGAGTTAATGGAAATCATTAATAAACTTTCTACATATGATTGGATTATTTTCACAAGCAATGTCACAATCGAGACGTTTTTCAAGATTGCAGGAGACAAAGCGTTCTCCCTTTTACCTAAGGTTGCCGTTATCGGTGTAAGAACAAAGCAGATATTAGAAGACAGAGGAATTCCAGTCGAGTTTACTCCAAGCGAATATGTTGCTGAAGGATTCTTGCGAGAATTTATGCCCCTTGTTCACCCTGGAATGAAGGTGCTTATTCCAAAAGGAAATTTAGCACGTGATATCATTGCGACAACATTAAGTGAGGCAGGGGCAATCGTAACGGAGTCCATTATATACGAAACCTATGCTCCCGAAGACAGCAAAAGTAAACTAGTCGAAATGCTCAAAAAAAACGAGCTAAATGTATTAGCTTTTACAAGTCCATCAACCATTGATCATTTTATGGAAATTGTGACAGAATCAAATCTTGAAGACAAGCTCCATTCCTGTTTGGTTGCCTGTATAGGGCCTGTCTCAACATTAAAGGCACAAGAGCTTGGCTTAACGGTGCACGTTTCGCCAGCCAATTATACTATTAAGGACATGCTTCTTGCCTTAATAGATCTATTAAATCAACGTACTACATAA
- a CDS encoding LiaI-LiaF-like domain-containing protein: MKNQRYFLGILLIGFGGYFLLQHTNIDFLQKFAGWPTLLMIVGTAMLWQGYAGGEHDMIFPGVILFGFGLHFHVVTHLHIWPDHIGVFILIVALAFILKYQMTGIGLAQGLLFLGISAVLLFQDQLIDWVGTIESNGALILKYWPVLLIAVGLFFFMIQKNKAGRIHRIHTRFFIGAFVGSSYYYM, from the coding sequence TTGAAAAACCAACGATATTTTCTTGGGATTCTATTAATCGGCTTTGGGGGATATTTTCTCCTACAGCACACAAATATTGACTTTCTTCAAAAATTCGCTGGCTGGCCAACGCTATTGATGATAGTCGGTACAGCGATGTTATGGCAAGGATATGCTGGCGGCGAGCATGATATGATCTTTCCAGGTGTGATTCTTTTCGGTTTTGGCCTTCATTTTCATGTTGTGACCCATCTACATATTTGGCCGGATCATATTGGCGTTTTCATCCTAATTGTAGCCCTTGCCTTTATTCTAAAATATCAAATGACCGGGATTGGTCTTGCACAAGGCCTATTATTTTTAGGAATTTCCGCAGTCCTTTTATTCCAAGACCAACTAATCGACTGGGTTGGAACGATTGAGTCAAATGGCGCTTTAATTTTAAAATATTGGCCTGTCTTACTAATTGCAGTTGGCTTATTCTTTTTTATGATTCAAAAAAATAAAGCGGGCAGGATTCATCGAATCCATACCCGCTTTTTTATTGGAGCTTTTGTGGGCTCCTCTTATTATTACATGTAG
- a CDS encoding inner membrane protein YpjD, whose amino-acid sequence MFDFYMTRLHELTVIVYALSVLLYFIDFLHSNRKANQVAFWLLAFVWVLQTTFFCLYMAKTGRFPVLTVFEGLYFYSWVLVSLSVGINKLLRMDFIVFFTNILGFVIMAIHTFAPVQYNSVVIAKQLVSELLLIHITMAILSYGAFALSAVFSLLYLIQYNLLKQKKWGKRLARIADLSKLERLSYVLNVIGVPILFISLVLGLQWAFIKLPNMDWYDPKVISSFVMLCTYSIYIYLRLRKELFGRSLALWNIASFIIVLLNFFLLGKLSTFHVWYV is encoded by the coding sequence ATGTTTGATTTTTATATGACGCGGCTGCACGAGCTAACGGTTATAGTGTATGCCTTAAGTGTGCTCTTATATTTTATTGATTTTCTTCACAGTAACCGGAAGGCTAATCAAGTGGCCTTCTGGTTACTTGCATTTGTATGGGTGCTGCAAACAACCTTTTTTTGTCTATATATGGCAAAGACGGGACGGTTTCCAGTCTTGACGGTGTTTGAAGGATTGTATTTTTATTCGTGGGTATTGGTATCGCTTTCGGTCGGGATCAATAAGTTATTAAGAATGGATTTTATCGTCTTTTTTACAAATATCCTCGGCTTTGTGATCATGGCGATTCATACCTTTGCGCCTGTTCAATATAATTCAGTTGTTATTGCCAAGCAGCTCGTTTCAGAATTGCTGCTCATTCATATTACAATGGCGATTCTTTCTTATGGAGCCTTTGCTCTATCGGCTGTATTTTCCCTATTGTACTTGATTCAATATAATTTATTGAAACAAAAAAAGTGGGGGAAAAGACTGGCTAGGATTGCTGATCTATCGAAGCTTGAGCGATTATCCTATGTTTTAAATGTGATTGGGGTTCCGATTCTGTTTATTAGCCTCGTCCTGGGCTTGCAATGGGCGTTTATCAAATTACCTAACATGGACTGGTATGATCCGAAAGTCATCAGCTCTTTCGTCATGCTTTGCACATACAGTATTTATATTTATTTGCGCCTGCGAAAGGAGCTTTTTGGCCGATCGCTGGCACTTTGGAATATCGCATCATTTATCATCGTTTTACTAAATTTCTTCTTATTAGGAAAACTATCAACATTTCATGTTTGGTATGTATAA
- the lon gene encoding endopeptidase La → MTKTEEIIVPLLPLRGLLVYPSMVLHLDVGREKSVQALEKAMVEDHLIFLTTQKDVSIDEPSEEDLYHIGTLTRVKQMLKLPNGTIRVLVEGLKRAEIVLLHDEESHYVASLKTYEDIPTKDVEDQALMRTMLEHFEQYIKLSKKISAETYTSVADIDEPGRMADIIASHLPLKLKDKQEILETVDIKERMNRVIDIIHNEREVLNLEKKIGQRVKRSMERTQKEYYLREQMKAIQKELGDKEGKTGEIVELTEKIEAAGMTEAVKEAALKELDRYEKVPTSSAESAVIRNYIEWLISLPWTNATEDDLDIHKAEKILHKDHYGLEKVKERVLEYLAVQKLTNSLKGPILCLAGPPGVGKTSLARSIATSMNRHFVRISLGGVRDESEIRGHRRTYVGAMPGRIIQGMKKAGTINPVFLLDEIDKMSSDFRGDPSAAMLEVLDPEQNHNFSDHYIEESYDLSKVMFIATANNLATIPGPLRDRMEIITIAGYTELEKLHIAKDHLLQKQIKDHGLSKSNLQVRDDAILKVIRFYTREAGVRSLERQLATICRKTARIIVAGDKKKVVVTDKTIEEFLGKPVFRYGQAELEDQVGVATGLAYTTVGGDTLQIEVSLSPGKGKLVLTGKLGDVMKESAQAAFSYIRSKANELGIDVDFHEKYDIHIHVPEGAVPKDGPSAGITIATALVSALTGKPIRREVGMTGEITLRGRVLPIGGLKEKTLSAHRAGLTKIILPKDNEKDIDDIPESVRDELEFVLVSSIDQVLKHALIGEGNESK, encoded by the coding sequence ATGACGAAAACTGAAGAGATCATCGTTCCCCTCCTACCGCTTCGGGGATTACTGGTCTATCCATCCATGGTCCTACATTTAGATGTCGGTCGGGAAAAATCGGTGCAAGCCCTTGAAAAAGCGATGGTAGAAGACCATTTGATCTTTTTAACAACACAAAAAGACGTATCAATTGATGAGCCATCCGAAGAAGACCTTTATCATATTGGGACATTGACACGGGTGAAGCAAATGCTGAAGCTTCCAAATGGCACGATTCGTGTGCTGGTAGAGGGTTTGAAACGAGCGGAAATAGTTCTTTTGCACGATGAAGAAAGTCACTATGTGGCAAGTCTAAAAACGTACGAGGATATCCCGACAAAGGATGTAGAAGATCAAGCGTTAATGAGGACGATGCTCGAGCACTTTGAACAATACATAAAACTGTCAAAAAAAATATCTGCAGAAACGTATACATCGGTTGCTGATATCGATGAGCCTGGTAGAATGGCTGATATCATTGCTTCTCATCTTCCGCTCAAGCTAAAGGATAAGCAAGAAATCCTGGAAACGGTCGATATAAAAGAAAGAATGAATCGCGTCATTGATATTATTCACAATGAACGTGAAGTATTAAATCTTGAAAAGAAAATTGGCCAGCGTGTTAAACGCTCGATGGAAAGAACACAGAAGGAATACTACCTACGCGAGCAAATGAAGGCAATTCAGAAGGAATTAGGCGATAAAGAAGGAAAAACAGGCGAAATCGTTGAGCTAACAGAGAAAATTGAGGCTGCTGGGATGACGGAGGCTGTCAAGGAAGCGGCTTTAAAAGAATTGGACCGATATGAAAAGGTACCAACGAGCTCAGCCGAAAGTGCAGTTATCCGTAATTATATTGAATGGTTGATCTCATTGCCGTGGACAAATGCGACTGAAGACGATCTAGATATCCATAAGGCTGAAAAGATCCTTCATAAAGACCATTATGGATTAGAAAAAGTCAAGGAACGCGTACTTGAGTATTTAGCAGTCCAAAAGCTGACGAATTCACTTAAAGGTCCGATACTATGTTTGGCAGGTCCTCCTGGAGTAGGGAAAACAAGCTTGGCTCGTTCGATCGCCACCTCGATGAACCGGCATTTCGTTCGAATCTCTTTAGGTGGGGTTCGGGATGAATCCGAAATTCGTGGACATCGACGGACGTATGTGGGAGCGATGCCAGGTCGTATCATTCAGGGTATGAAAAAAGCTGGAACGATTAATCCAGTATTCCTGTTAGATGAGATTGATAAGATGTCCAGTGATTTCCGTGGTGATCCATCTGCTGCGATGCTTGAGGTGCTCGATCCTGAGCAAAATCACAATTTCAGTGATCATTATATCGAAGAATCCTATGATCTTTCGAAAGTCATGTTTATTGCAACGGCAAATAACTTAGCAACCATTCCAGGCCCACTGCGCGACAGGATGGAAATAATCACGATTGCAGGCTATACTGAGCTTGAAAAGCTGCATATTGCGAAGGATCATTTACTACAAAAGCAAATTAAGGATCATGGTTTGTCAAAGAGTAACCTTCAAGTCCGAGATGATGCGATCTTAAAAGTGATTCGTTTCTATACAAGAGAAGCTGGAGTTCGAAGTCTTGAACGACAGTTAGCAACGATTTGCCGTAAAACAGCGAGAATCATTGTAGCTGGGGATAAGAAGAAGGTTGTTGTCACAGATAAAACGATTGAGGAATTCCTAGGAAAACCAGTATTCCGTTACGGTCAAGCAGAGCTTGAGGATCAAGTAGGGGTAGCAACTGGTTTAGCCTATACAACCGTCGGTGGCGATACTCTCCAAATTGAGGTATCCTTATCACCTGGTAAAGGCAAGCTTGTCTTAACAGGGAAGCTTGGCGATGTGATGAAGGAATCAGCACAAGCCGCATTTAGCTATATCCGCTCTAAGGCTAATGAACTAGGAATTGATGTCGATTTTCATGAAAAGTATGATATTCACATCCATGTTCCGGAGGGTGCCGTTCCAAAGGATGGACCATCAGCAGGGATCACCATTGCAACAGCGCTTGTGTCTGCGCTAACCGGTAAGCCGATTAGACGTGAAGTTGGGATGACTGGAGAAATAACCTTAAGAGGTCGAGTTTTACCGATCGGTGGGTTAAAAGAAAAAACATTAAGTGCTCATCGTGCCGGATTAACGAAAATTATCCTGCCAAAGGATAACGAAAAGGATATTGATGATATTCCGGAAAGTGTTCGAGACGAGCTTGAATTTGTGCTTGTATCAAGCATTGATCAAGTATTGAAGCATGCATTGATTGGAGAAGGAAATGAAAGTAAATAG
- the hemA gene encoding glutamyl-tRNA reductase, translated as MHIIVVGLNYKTAPVEIRERLTFNEANIGNAMQTLRSKKSILENIIISTCNRTEIYAVVDQLHTGRYYIKEFLSEWFQLDQEEFSPYLFIYEQDGAIEHLFKVTCGLNSMVLGETQILGQVRSSFLLAQKEETSGTVFNQLFKQAITVAKRGHSETDIGANAVSISYAAVELAKKIFGTLDEKHVLVFGAGKMGELAIQNLHGNGASKVTVINRTFEKALDLASRFAGEAKTLQELQCSLVEADILISSTGATEFVITREMMQNITKMRKGKPLFMVDIAVPRDIDPQVAELEGMFLYDIDDLEGIVEANLQERKKAAEIIMLMIEKEIVDFKQWLNLLGVVPVISALREKALLIQSETMDSMERKLSHLSERDIKVINKHTKSIINQMLKDPILQAKELAGESNAAQQLELFAKIFNIEELVEKQRMLKAAETKQDKVRVPQASFQV; from the coding sequence ATGCATATTATAGTCGTCGGTCTTAATTATAAAACTGCCCCTGTTGAGATCCGTGAGCGTTTGACATTTAATGAGGCAAACATCGGGAATGCTATGCAGACATTGAGATCGAAAAAAAGCATCCTAGAGAATATAATAATTTCTACCTGTAACCGTACGGAAATATATGCGGTCGTTGATCAGCTTCATACCGGCCGATATTATATTAAAGAATTTCTGTCCGAATGGTTTCAATTAGACCAGGAGGAGTTTTCTCCATATTTGTTTATTTATGAGCAGGATGGTGCAATTGAGCATTTGTTCAAAGTAACCTGTGGTCTTAATTCAATGGTTTTAGGCGAAACACAAATTTTAGGACAAGTGCGCTCAAGCTTCTTATTGGCTCAAAAGGAAGAAACATCTGGAACCGTATTCAATCAGCTTTTCAAACAAGCAATTACTGTTGCAAAACGCGGGCATTCAGAAACGGACATTGGTGCAAACGCTGTCTCAATCAGCTATGCGGCAGTGGAATTAGCCAAGAAGATTTTTGGTACGCTAGATGAAAAGCATGTATTAGTTTTTGGTGCCGGCAAAATGGGTGAGCTTGCCATTCAAAACCTGCATGGTAATGGGGCAAGCAAGGTAACGGTCATAAACCGGACATTTGAGAAAGCCCTTGACTTAGCCAGTCGGTTTGCTGGTGAAGCCAAAACACTGCAAGAACTTCAATGTTCTTTAGTTGAAGCAGATATTTTAATTAGTTCAACGGGTGCAACTGAATTTGTTATTACAAGAGAAATGATGCAAAACATCACAAAAATGCGAAAAGGCAAACCATTATTTATGGTGGACATTGCGGTTCCGCGTGACATCGATCCACAAGTTGCAGAGCTTGAAGGCATGTTCTTGTATGATATTGATGATTTAGAAGGAATTGTTGAAGCAAATCTTCAAGAACGCAAAAAGGCCGCTGAGATAATCATGCTGATGATTGAAAAAGAAATCGTTGATTTTAAACAATGGCTCAACCTGCTAGGGGTTGTCCCAGTAATTTCAGCATTGCGAGAAAAAGCCCTTTTGATTCAATCAGAAACGATGGACAGTATGGAAAGAAAGCTTTCTCATCTTTCTGAACGTGATATCAAAGTAATTAATAAGCATACGAAAAGTATCATTAATCAAATGTTAAAGGACCCAATTCTTCAAGCAAAAGAGCTTGCGGGAGAGTCAAATGCTGCGCAACAACTCGAATTATTTGCTAAAATATTTAATATCGAGGAGCTGGTTGAGAAACAACGCATGCTAAAAGCAGCCGAAACGAAACAAGATAAGGTTCGCGTTCCACAGGCTTCCTTCCAAGTATAA
- the lonB gene encoding ATP-dependent protease LonB, with translation MNWTGIALFIQLFFGVVIGIYFWNLLKNQRSQKVSIDRESRKEMEQLRKMRSISLTEPLSEKVRPTSFDDIVGQEDGIKSLKAALCGPNPQHVIIYGPPGIGKTAAARLVLEEAKKNEKSPFNKSAVFIELDATTARFDERGIADPLIGSVHDPIYQGAGAMGQAGIPQPKQGAVTNAHGGVLFIDEIGELHPIQMNKLLKVLEDRKVYLESAYYHEENPQIPSHIHDIFKNGLPADFRLIGATTRTPNEIPPAIRSRCMEVFFRELTQEEISTVAKKAADKVSLLVSEKGLDILSTYARNGREAVNMIQIAAGIAIQEERNFIKDEDLEWIIQSSQLTPRIEKKINPSPVIGLVNGLAVHGPNSGSLLEIEVTVMPARDKGSINITGIVEEESIGNQSKSIRRKSMAKGSIENVITVLRSIGVPADEYDIHVNFPGGVPVDGPSAGIAMATGIYSAIYKIPIDHTVAMTGEISIHGNVKPIGGVYPKVKAAKKAGAKAVIIPQENMQSLLHEIKGIEIIPVSHLHEVFDHTFVKESQSTRDQIITAAIDLSKKESV, from the coding sequence ATGAATTGGACGGGGATTGCCTTATTTATACAGCTTTTTTTCGGAGTAGTTATCGGTATTTATTTTTGGAACTTATTAAAGAATCAGCGGAGCCAAAAAGTATCCATCGACAGAGAGTCACGCAAGGAAATGGAGCAACTCCGCAAGATGCGGTCAATCTCCTTAACTGAACCACTATCTGAGAAGGTTCGCCCAACTAGTTTTGATGATATCGTCGGACAAGAAGATGGGATCAAATCCTTAAAGGCTGCTCTTTGCGGCCCAAACCCGCAGCATGTAATTATTTATGGTCCTCCAGGAATCGGGAAGACTGCAGCAGCGAGATTAGTACTTGAGGAAGCCAAAAAGAATGAAAAATCGCCTTTTAATAAATCGGCAGTATTTATTGAATTAGATGCTACGACTGCACGATTTGATGAGAGAGGGATTGCCGATCCACTAATTGGCTCCGTCCACGATCCGATTTATCAAGGAGCAGGTGCGATGGGACAGGCAGGAATACCGCAGCCAAAGCAAGGGGCTGTAACCAATGCGCATGGAGGAGTACTCTTCATCGATGAAATCGGAGAGCTACATCCTATCCAGATGAATAAACTGTTAAAGGTGTTAGAGGATCGAAAGGTGTATTTAGAAAGTGCCTATTATCATGAAGAAAATCCGCAAATTCCAAGCCATATCCATGATATTTTTAAAAATGGACTACCAGCTGATTTCAGATTAATTGGTGCAACAACGAGAACACCAAATGAAATCCCCCCTGCGATTCGCTCACGTTGTATGGAAGTGTTTTTCCGTGAGCTAACACAAGAAGAAATTTCAACGGTAGCGAAAAAAGCAGCCGATAAAGTGAGTCTACTAGTAAGTGAAAAAGGTCTTGATATTTTATCTACATATGCAAGGAATGGTCGTGAGGCAGTCAATATGATCCAAATTGCTGCTGGCATTGCCATCCAAGAGGAACGAAATTTTATAAAAGATGAAGACTTAGAATGGATCATCCAATCTAGTCAGCTAACCCCAAGAATAGAGAAGAAAATCAATCCAAGTCCTGTAATTGGATTAGTAAATGGATTAGCCGTTCATGGACCGAATTCTGGCTCTTTATTAGAAATTGAGGTTACGGTCATGCCGGCAAGGGACAAGGGTTCAATTAATATTACCGGTATCGTCGAAGAGGAAAGCATTGGCAATCAAAGTAAGTCAATTCGTCGTAAAAGTATGGCAAAAGGTTCAATCGAAAACGTGATTACCGTTCTTCGGTCGATTGGTGTTCCAGCCGATGAATACGATATTCATGTTAATTTCCCTGGTGGAGTTCCAGTTGATGGACCGTCAGCCGGAATTGCGATGGCAACCGGAATCTATTCGGCGATTTATAAAATCCCCATTGATCATACGGTGGCCATGACAGGTGAAATAAGCATTCATGGAAATGTGAAGCCGATTGGTGGAGTGTATCCAAAGGTAAAAGCAGCGAAAAAGGCAGGAGCAAAGGCTGTGATTATCCCGCAGGAAAATATGCAGTCACTCCTCCATGAAATAAAAGGAATCGAGATTATTCCGGTTTCCCATTTACACGAAGTATTTGATCACACATTCGTTAAGGAAAGTCAGAGCACTCGTGACCAAATTATCACCGCAGCAATCGATTTATCGAAAAAAGAAAGCGTATAG